The sequence TATAAAACGTGCTTATTATATAAGATAATTGATTAAATAGCTCTTGAGTAGGGAAAGATACGAATGAAGATATACCTGAAAGTATCATGTGGTGTAGATCAAGATCTATTTATTGAATTCCCCACTTTTAACAAGTGGGGATTGTCTGCCTAAGGGAGTGTAGTTAATATTGTTTCGTCCGTAATATCTTGCGTTGTTGTTTCACCTGGCAATACAACGATATCATTCAAGTATCCTAAGATGTCTTTAAATGTACCATTAACATCCTGTGAAGTGACTACAAGATCATATGTACCTATAGTGAGCCATGGCAACGTATAGCTTCCATCTGTAGCATCCGTACTTAAAATTGCTTTCCCAAAATTATTGGTTGCATTTGATTCATTAGAATCCCAGCTTCCATCTTCATAAGCATAAACAATTACAGATGAAACATTTTCATCTAGATTCAATGTCATTGTACCATTGATCTCACCTACTTCTATATTATCAATGATCTTGATAGTAGGATTTAACTTATAGGTAACGTTTACATTCTTCTTAACATTTCCGGTCACAGTCACAGATTTTCTTACATCAAAGTCTGCTGTAACATTCACCGTTCCACCTGCTGGTATCGTAAATCCTCCGATTGCTTTGTATCCTGTTTGATCACCGCTTGGAACTTCTAAAGGTTGCATACCTCCGACTACCAGATCAACATAACACTCATTTGTGTTGATTACAAAACGTACATGATCTATCTCTCCTGCTGGTAACTCAACTTTATTTAAAAGTGTCGTGTTTCCGTCTTGCAGATCAAGTAAATTAATGGTTCTTGATTCATTCAGGTCCACATCTTTCCACCCCTCACTGCTATCTGCATATTGGTAACGTATCGCATCAAAAGTAACATACACACCTTTTACGTTTTTATCATCCGTAGGTGCATCTGTAAGACGTAGAGCAACTGTCCCTGTACTGGCGGTACTATCAGTAGTATCATTAATGATATCACTTCCACATCCGGAGATGAGTGTCATAAGTGTGAACGATAGAAGTATACCGATCAGAGTGTGAAATCTTTTCATAAATATCCTTTTTAATTGGATGTTGCACAAAAGAAGTAAATTCATTTTGGCAGCCTGGCGATCTTCCTATTGAAGACCCATAGCTTTCCGTCCTTGCTTCACAACAAGTTTGGCACAACAAAATAAGTTTGAATTAAATAGAATTTGCAGGCAGCACAAGTAGAAAAAGCACAACAATACACGGGTATTGTTATTTGGCAACCTGGCGATCTTAGAGCTAAGACCCATGGCTTTCCGTCCTTGCTTCACAACAAGTTTGGCACAACAAATAATATTTAAGAATCTCTTTCCTATATAACATGACCATTATATATAATGAAAAATTAGATACATCTTTAATGATCTAAATTATGAAATGGAGATAAAAATCTAAGAATTTCAGTAACTATTTTAAAAATTGTTCAGTAAATTCTTCTGCATCAACAGCTTTGGAGAAATGATACCCTTGATACCTAAGTTTTGGATCTAGTTCTTTAAGCATCTCTTGTTGATGTGCATTTTCAATACCTTCTATAACAATGTTATAGTCGAATTGTCGTCCTATATCCAAGATACTTGAAATAAGATGTACTTCTTTAGGGGCGGTTTCTATATTTTTTATAAATTCTTTATCTATTTTCAATGTATGGAATGAAAGCTTCTTGAGATAAGATAAAGAAGAGTAGCCTATACCAAAATCATCAATGGCACATCTAACTCCTTCTCTACGTAATTCATTAATGACATCTTCAGTATTATCAAAATTATCGATCAGTGATCTTTCTGTGATCTCTATCATAATGTCTTGAGTCTTCAGTCCATACTCTGCTAACTTTTTCAGGAATTCTCTAGCAAAATCATGTTCTACAAATTGCTGTGCATTGACATTCATCGAAATATACTCAAGGTTCCATCTATTCTCTTTTTTCCACTGAGATATATGCTGACATACATTGTCAAGAACCCACCATGTAATATGTGAAAGTAGTCCCGCTTTAATGGCCAATGGTATAAAATCCTGTGGTGACAAGAATCCTCTAGTCGGATGTTCCCAACGTATAAGTGCTTCAGCAGAACTCACGACATTACCATCAATAGAAACTACGGGTTGATACATAAGACCCAACTGATCTTTTTTGACTGCATAGGCCAGATCATGCTGAAGTATAAAGAGCTCTTTTTGTTGTTTATCCAAAGATGAATCATAATATGCAACATGTCCATTCTCTATCTTTGCCTGATACATAGAGAGATCAGCATATCTTATGATCTCGTCGGTATTTGTATAAGTAGGTTCCATAAGAACAATTCCTATACTTGATTTGATATGTAAATGCATCTCTTGTATAATAAATGGTTCTATGAACAGATCCTGTATCTCACGGGAAAACTCTTCAGCTTCTTTATGTGCTATATTTTTATCTTCTGATACATGTGGAATGATAACGATAAACTCATCTCCCCCTAATCTGCTTACCATACGATCATCTCCTAAAAGATAGGTCAAACGTTTTGAAACCGCAAGCAATACATCATCCCCAACTTGATGCCCCAAAGAGTCATTAATGCTTTTAAACTGATTAAGGTCAAGATAAAAAAGTATGGAAAAATGCGTTTGATGTTCTACACTCGTTACAAGCTGCTCAATATAGTTCCTAAAACCTCTACGGTTAAACAAACCGGTAAGTACATCATGCTGCACCATATATTCAAGTTCTGTTAAGGCAACATGTTCATTCGTTTTATCCTCTATCATACCTACGCCGCCCAAAATATTATTATCCAAGTCAGTAAAAGAAAACATTTTTGCATCTATCCAAAACGACTTGTTCTTAAGAGATATATAAGGACCTTCATAGGACTCTGTACCCTCAGTAATGGCCCTTTCTAATACTTTTACTATATCTCTGTCCGGAAGCAGATGAAGATCCATTCCTATGAGTTCACCTTGATCATATTCAAATAGTTTATTTAACT is a genomic window of Sulfurovum sp. XGS-02 containing:
- a CDS encoding DUF4382 domain-containing protein yields the protein MKRFHTLIGILLSFTLMTLISGCGSDIINDTTDSTASTGTVALRLTDAPTDDKNVKGVYVTFDAIRYQYADSSEGWKDVDLNESRTINLLDLQDGNTTLLNKVELPAGEIDHVRFVINTNECYVDLVVGGMQPLEVPSGDQTGYKAIGGFTIPAGGTVNVTADFDVRKSVTVTGNVKKNVNVTYKLNPTIKIIDNIEVGEINGTMTLNLDENVSSVIVYAYEDGSWDSNESNATNNFGKAILSTDATDGSYTLPWLTIGTYDLVVTSQDVNGTFKDILGYLNDIVVLPGETTTQDITDETILTTLP
- a CDS encoding EAL domain-containing protein; the protein is MSIKELQTVDDSVIIALYTLSTRALLVIILLAILIMIALYPILDGTILAWALSLMLLMGYRLYSAYSFKHNPKKYSMALWYKKFVFNAILTALIFSTLGFIFIHQVDHYYQLYIVAVLVGLSLGSTVSLSVDARLNIMYSAILLLPLISTMAFLYDTPLHIVLTISLILYFLAQVINLYNMYQQKNAFNVLQSEHMLLNSLFKNAPLGIFTYDKDLKVLECNEQLNKLFEYDQGELIGMDLHLLPDRDIVKVLERAITEGTESYEGPYISLKNKSFWIDAKMFSFTDLDNNILGGVGMIEDKTNEHVALTELEYMVQHDVLTGLFNRRGFRNYIEQLVTSVEHQTHFSILFYLDLNQFKSINDSLGHQVGDDVLLAVSKRLTYLLGDDRMVSRLGGDEFIVIIPHVSEDKNIAHKEAEEFSREIQDLFIEPFIIQEMHLHIKSSIGIVLMEPTYTNTDEIIRYADLSMYQAKIENGHVAYYDSSLDKQQKELFILQHDLAYAVKKDQLGLMYQPVVSIDGNVVSSAEALIRWEHPTRGFLSPQDFIPLAIKAGLLSHITWWVLDNVCQHISQWKKENRWNLEYISMNVNAQQFVEHDFAREFLKKLAEYGLKTQDIMIEITERSLIDNFDNTEDVINELRREGVRCAIDDFGIGYSSLSYLKKLSFHTLKIDKEFIKNIETAPKEVHLISSILDIGRQFDYNIVIEGIENAHQQEMLKELDPKLRYQGYHFSKAVDAEEFTEQFLK